Proteins encoded by one window of Luteimonas yindakuii:
- a CDS encoding pteridine reductase, which produces MADRPVPVALVTGSAHRLGNAIARRLHAAGYDLALHYRSERPELAALVADLEAARPRSTLALQAELTDIACLPQLAAQTIARFGRLDALVNNASSYFATPLGAATADDWDRLFASNARAPFFLIQAAAPHLRAARGAVVNMTDIYAHHPRPDHALYCMAKAALEAATRSLALDLAPEVRVNSVAPGAILWGDGAGDDDALRQQSMLARTPLARTGTPDEVAGAVLWLLRDATYLTGESLRVDGGRLVAG; this is translated from the coding sequence ATGGCCGACCGCCCCGTCCCCGTCGCCCTCGTCACCGGCAGCGCGCACCGGTTGGGCAATGCCATCGCCCGCCGCCTGCACGCCGCCGGCTACGACCTCGCCCTGCATTACCGCAGCGAGCGGCCGGAGCTGGCCGCGCTGGTGGCCGACCTCGAAGCCGCGCGCCCGCGCAGCACGCTGGCGTTGCAGGCCGAACTGACCGACATCGCATGCCTGCCGCAGCTGGCCGCGCAGACCATCGCCCGCTTCGGCCGACTCGACGCGCTGGTCAACAACGCCTCGTCGTACTTTGCCACGCCGCTGGGCGCGGCCACGGCGGACGACTGGGACCGCCTGTTCGCGAGCAATGCCCGCGCACCGTTCTTCCTCATCCAGGCCGCTGCACCGCATCTGCGCGCCGCGCGCGGGGCCGTGGTCAACATGACCGATATCTATGCCCACCATCCGCGCCCGGACCATGCGCTGTACTGCATGGCCAAGGCGGCACTGGAAGCGGCCACGCGTTCACTGGCGCTGGACCTTGCACCGGAGGTGCGGGTCAACAGCGTCGCGCCCGGTGCGATCCTGTGGGGCGACGGCGCCGGCGACGACGACGCGCTGCGCCAGCAATCGATGCTCGCACGCACGCCACTGGCACGTACCGGCACCCCGGACGAGGTCGCCGGTGCGGTGCTGTGGCTGCTGCGCGATGCGACCTACCTGACCGGCGAAAGCCTGCGCGTGGACGGCGGCCGGCTGGTCGCCGGCTGA
- a CDS encoding class I SAM-dependent methyltransferase, with translation MPMPDPHTHLPEAAYALSARLEALIRAEIHAAPDRAIPFHRFMELALYTPGLGYYSAGMAKFGAEGDFVTAPELGTLFAGAVAEAVAPVLRQLGADAQFVEIGGGSGRFAEHAIGRLLALGAMPARYAILEPSADLRERQREHLRRALPADVFARVTWLDGPLHEPWRGVLFANEVIDALPTPRFAIRGGEVFEEHVAVDAQGAFAITDRPADALLAAAVRHVERQLEAPFADGYRSELLPQLPYWIQAVIGGLDDGAMLFVDYGHARRDYYRPERRDGTLRAFSRHRVGSAVLANPGLQDLTASVDFTALAEAGTGAGFDFAGYCNQASFLLGNGIDRLLVECEAGAGDEAARYRLRQEVKQLTHPDAMGERFQVMGFARDVDLDHAFLAGDLSHRL, from the coding sequence ATGCCGATGCCCGACCCCCACACCCACCTGCCCGAGGCCGCCTACGCGCTCAGCGCGCGCCTGGAAGCGCTGATCCGCGCCGAGATCCACGCCGCACCGGATCGTGCGATCCCGTTCCATCGCTTCATGGAGCTGGCGCTGTACACGCCGGGCCTGGGCTATTACAGCGCCGGCATGGCCAAGTTCGGCGCCGAGGGCGATTTTGTCACCGCACCCGAACTCGGCACGCTGTTCGCGGGCGCGGTGGCCGAGGCGGTCGCGCCGGTGCTGCGCCAGCTCGGTGCCGACGCGCAGTTCGTCGAGATCGGCGGTGGCAGCGGCCGCTTCGCCGAACACGCGATTGGCCGCCTGCTGGCGCTCGGCGCGATGCCTGCGCGCTACGCCATCCTCGAGCCCAGTGCAGACCTGCGCGAGCGCCAGCGCGAGCACCTGCGGCGCGCACTGCCGGCCGATGTCTTTGCACGCGTCACCTGGCTGGATGGCCCGCTGCACGAGCCATGGCGTGGCGTGCTGTTCGCCAATGAGGTGATCGACGCGCTGCCCACGCCGCGCTTCGCGATCCGTGGCGGCGAGGTGTTCGAGGAACACGTGGCCGTGGATGCGCAGGGCGCATTCGCGATCACTGACCGGCCCGCCGATGCGCTGCTGGCGGCAGCGGTGCGCCATGTCGAACGCCAGCTGGAGGCGCCGTTCGCCGACGGCTACCGCTCCGAGCTGCTGCCGCAGCTGCCGTACTGGATCCAGGCGGTGATCGGCGGCCTCGACGACGGCGCGATGCTGTTCGTCGATTACGGCCACGCGCGGCGCGACTACTACCGCCCGGAACGCCGCGACGGCACCCTGCGCGCCTTCAGCCGCCACCGCGTCGGCAGCGCCGTGCTCGCCAATCCGGGGCTGCAGGACCTCACTGCGTCGGTGGACTTCACCGCGCTGGCCGAGGCCGGCACCGGGGCCGGCTTCGACTTCGCCGGCTACTGCAACCAGGCCAGCTTCCTGCTCGGCAACGGGATCGACCGCCTGCTGGTCGAATGCGAAGCCGGTGCGGGGGACGAAGCCGCGCGCTACCGCCTGCGCCAGGAGGTCAAGCAGCTGACCCATCCCGACGCCATGGGCGAGCGCTTCCAGGTGATGGGCTTCGCGCGCGATGTGGACCTAGACCATGCCTTCCTCGCCGGCGACCTGAGCCACCGGCTGTGA
- a CDS encoding VanZ family protein, protein MRLGRSLKPFRRPWLWAGLWIAAIAAVVAVSLSPPPPMPPVDNSDKLGHFLAYAVLAVGAVQLYARWAALMGAGIGLVLLGIGIEYAQGALTATRMADPADALANTLGVVAGLALRLTPWRDALLRLEQARS, encoded by the coding sequence CTGCGGCTGGGCCGCTCGCTCAAGCCGTTCCGCCGGCCGTGGCTGTGGGCGGGGCTGTGGATCGCGGCGATCGCCGCGGTGGTGGCGGTGTCGCTGTCGCCACCGCCGCCGATGCCGCCGGTCGACAACAGCGACAAGCTCGGGCACTTCCTCGCCTACGCGGTGCTCGCCGTTGGCGCGGTGCAGCTGTACGCGCGCTGGGCGGCGCTGATGGGCGCGGGCATCGGCCTGGTGCTGCTGGGCATCGGCATCGAGTACGCGCAGGGTGCGCTCACCGCGACCCGCATGGCCGATCCGGCCGATGCGCTCGCCAATACGCTGGGCGTGGTCGCGGGGCTGGCGCTGCGGCTGACACCGTGGCGCGACGCGTTGCTGCGGCTGGAGCAGGCACGCAGCTGA